The proteins below come from a single Maridesulfovibrio frigidus DSM 17176 genomic window:
- a CDS encoding extracellular solute-binding protein, with the protein MKKLITLAITAIMVAAWSASAFAADVIVYSARKEHLIKPLFEAYTAETGVKVKYITGKAGALLERIKAEGTNTSADLFITVDAGNLWHAAEEGILTPINSAILEKNVPSHLRDPQNRWVGLSVRARTIVYNKDKVSPEELSTYEALGEAKWNKRLLLRTSKKVYNQSLVASIIADKGEAETEKIVKSWVANLSVAPFSSDTKALEAVAAGVGDVAIVNTYYFGRLLKKNPDLPLAIFWPNQKTSGVHTNVSGAGVTANAKHKKEAVKLLEWLSSDKAQGKFASLNMEYPVNPEVKPDPIVETWGKFKGNPMNVSKYGEYQAEAIKLMDRAGYK; encoded by the coding sequence ATGAAAAAACTTATCACCCTCGCTATCACCGCTATTATGGTTGCAGCATGGTCTGCGTCAGCCTTTGCTGCAGATGTTATTGTTTATTCTGCACGCAAAGAACACCTTATCAAACCTCTGTTTGAAGCATATACTGCCGAAACTGGAGTAAAAGTAAAATACATCACAGGTAAAGCAGGAGCACTTCTCGAGCGTATCAAAGCGGAAGGCACCAACACTTCGGCCGACCTGTTTATCACAGTAGATGCAGGAAACCTTTGGCATGCTGCAGAGGAAGGAATTCTAACCCCGATTAATTCTGCTATTCTTGAAAAGAACGTACCTTCGCATCTTCGAGATCCCCAGAACCGTTGGGTTGGTCTTTCTGTACGCGCTCGTACTATCGTATATAATAAAGACAAAGTTTCCCCTGAGGAACTGAGCACCTATGAAGCTCTCGGCGAAGCCAAATGGAACAAACGTCTTTTGCTCAGAACATCTAAAAAAGTTTACAACCAGTCTCTCGTAGCATCTATTATCGCCGACAAAGGTGAAGCTGAAACGGAAAAAATTGTTAAATCATGGGTGGCTAATCTGTCTGTAGCTCCTTTCTCCAGCGACACCAAAGCTCTTGAAGCGGTTGCTGCTGGCGTTGGTGATGTTGCAATAGTCAACACATATTATTTCGGCCGTCTTCTCAAGAAGAATCCAGATCTCCCGCTCGCTATATTCTGGCCTAATCAGAAAACAAGCGGCGTTCACACGAATGTTTCCGGAGCAGGCGTGACTGCAAATGCTAAGCACAAAAAAGAAGCTGTTAAGCTGCTTGAATGGCTTTCCTCTGACAAAGCTCAAGGTAAATTTGCATCTCTGAACATGGAATACCCTGTTAACCCAGAAGTTAAGCCAGACCCGATTGTTGAAACTTGGGGAAAATTCAAAGGTAATCCTATGAACGTATCCAAATACGGTGAATATCAGGCAGAAGCTATCAAGCTGATGGATAGAGCCGGATACAAATAA
- a CDS encoding ABC transporter ATP-binding protein, which yields MPELLKVNEIDKFYDNFHAVKNVSFTLEQGEIGCLLGPSGCGKTTLLRSIAGFEDIAAGSISIADRKVAGNKTVPPEKRSIGMVFQDYALFPHLTVKENIAFGIDSLSKKEQSNRIEELLQTVELLGEGDKYPHELSGGQQQRVALARALAPEPKLLLMDEPFSNLDVALRETLSTEIRKILKDRSITALMVTHNQNEAFAMADKVGILSSGTMQQWDTPHAVYHRPVNPVVASFVGEGMFIKGEVTSQSTVECALGTLSGELPQEYSPNSKVNLLIRPEDVVHHDDSPYGAKIISKTFRGPTILYTLELDSGEQILSLVPSHHQHAIGQRIGIFQEVEDLVVFPADSCL from the coding sequence ATGCCGGAACTTCTTAAAGTTAACGAAATAGATAAATTTTATGATAATTTTCATGCAGTCAAAAATGTCAGTTTCACCCTCGAACAGGGAGAGATTGGTTGTCTACTTGGCCCTAGTGGCTGCGGCAAAACAACACTTTTGCGCTCGATAGCCGGATTTGAAGATATAGCGGCCGGTTCCATTTCAATCGCAGACAGAAAAGTTGCTGGAAACAAAACTGTCCCACCAGAAAAACGCAGTATCGGCATGGTCTTTCAAGATTACGCACTCTTTCCTCATCTCACAGTGAAAGAAAATATTGCATTCGGAATAGATTCACTTTCGAAAAAGGAACAGAGTAACCGGATTGAAGAGTTGCTCCAAACGGTTGAACTACTGGGAGAAGGGGATAAATATCCTCACGAACTTTCCGGTGGACAGCAGCAACGTGTGGCTCTTGCACGCGCACTCGCTCCAGAACCTAAGCTCTTGCTCATGGATGAACCTTTTTCCAATCTTGATGTAGCTCTGCGCGAAACCCTTTCCACAGAAATCAGGAAAATCCTTAAGGATCGCTCTATTACAGCGCTGATGGTAACTCATAACCAGAATGAAGCCTTTGCCATGGCGGACAAAGTTGGGATACTTTCCAGCGGGACCATGCAGCAATGGGACACTCCGCACGCTGTTTATCATCGTCCTGTGAATCCAGTAGTGGCAAGTTTTGTGGGGGAAGGAATGTTCATTAAAGGTGAGGTTACCAGCCAAAGCACAGTAGAATGCGCCCTTGGAACGCTCAGCGGAGAACTTCCACAAGAGTACAGTCCTAATTCAAAAGTAAACCTGCTAATCAGACCTGAAGACGTAGTCCATCATGATGATAGTCCATACGGAGCTAAGATCATATCCAAGACATTTCGTGGTCCTACTATCCTCTACACACTTGAACTGGACAGTGGAGAACAAATCCTCTCGCTTGTGCCAAGCCACCACCAGCATGCAATAGGTCAACGTATCGGAATATTTCAAGAAGTAGAAGATCTGGTTGTATTTCCGGCGGATAGCTGTCTTTAA
- a CDS encoding tetratricopeptide repeat protein, with amino-acid sequence MRFIKKLLFVLVLLTIFLGGITSLGVASDEFSEIVQNANQGNAEAQLSLSVIYYLGEKTPKDYKKALTWATKSAEQGDAQAQYNLALIYSLGNGTPKDYKKVIYWITKSAEQGYAPAQFELGTLYNYGEKIPKDYKKAFTWYSKSAEQGNAKAQFNLAVMYSSGKGIPKDIKKAFTWTIKSAEQGYAKAQYNLAIMYSSGKGIPKDLKKALTWATKSAEQGDAQAQYNLAIMYHFGKGIPKDYKKAFTWYFKSAEQGYARAQFNLSLMYELGEGAPKDYKKAYAWYSIAQANGEKKAVNLLSELESKMTSQQISEAQVEAGKLWKKINSKDN; translated from the coding sequence GTGAGATTTATAAAAAAGCTATTGTTCGTACTTGTGCTGTTAACTATTTTCTTAGGGGGGATAACTTCTTTAGGAGTAGCATCAGATGAATTCTCTGAAATAGTGCAGAATGCAAACCAAGGAAATGCTGAAGCGCAGTTAAGTTTAAGTGTTATTTATTACCTTGGAGAAAAAACACCTAAGGATTATAAAAAAGCATTAACTTGGGCAACTAAATCTGCTGAACAAGGGGATGCTCAAGCACAGTATAATTTAGCTCTTATATATTCTTTAGGAAATGGAACACCTAAAGATTATAAAAAGGTAATATATTGGATTACTAAATCTGCTGAGCAAGGGTATGCTCCTGCACAGTTTGAGTTAGGTACTCTTTATAACTATGGAGAAAAAATACCTAAGGATTATAAAAAAGCATTCACTTGGTATTCTAAATCCGCAGAACAAGGAAATGCCAAAGCACAGTTCAATTTAGCTGTTATGTATAGCTCAGGAAAAGGAATACCTAAGGATATTAAAAAAGCATTCACTTGGACTATTAAATCTGCTGAACAAGGGTATGCTAAGGCACAGTATAATTTAGCTATTATGTATAGCTCAGGAAAAGGAATTCCTAAGGATCTTAAAAAAGCATTAACTTGGGCAACTAAATCTGCTGAACAAGGGGATGCTCAAGCACAGTATAATTTAGCTATTATGTACCATTTCGGAAAAGGCATTCCTAAGGATTATAAAAAAGCATTCACTTGGTATTTTAAATCTGCAGAGCAAGGATATGCTAGAGCACAGTTTAATTTATCTCTTATGTATGAATTAGGGGAAGGGGCACCTAAGGATTACAAAAAAGCATATGCTTGGTATTCTATTGCTCAAGCTAATGGAGAAAAAAAAGCAGTTAATCTTTTAAGTGAGCTAGAAAGTAAAATGACATCCCAGCAAATATCTGAGGCTCAAGTTGAAGCAGGTAAGTTATGGAAAAAGATAAACTCTAAAGATAATTAG
- a CDS encoding site-specific integrase, whose product MSLFLCLQGNTYHFRKSVPAKLRPYLGQREIKKTLKTGNMLEARRKSLLLNIKFEQFLSEVKTIMVDTTLSEFEKRKLISNLFYAILKQQDDFLDAEYLDFPEERKWMSPNIADKILDDDRNDFEKKLFTACMKDHTSRKYDIVKTLLSGPPDAAFCEALSGTESPKEKTKNTSRIYNFPFIVPEECLTGSFLHELSLANLDACRFILERKQGKNPAIPEIYQQILHEKSSGTQSAPVNNSSEQNTDIKTRSVPLTQAIEEYIKDREHTGRWSDKSKRENISCYNNFLEFAGRSIDCSQIHYHLVAEFRDALTKLPANRKKIKEYRTKTIAELIKMKVTKTMSITTVNKNLNRLSSLLKFAVKLEYMSTNPAENIEISTVEKDSELRAVFTQDDLEKMFHSEQYKTDSFLHPFMFWTPLIALFTGMRQTEIAQLYLTDLYQDEATGIWVININDGKDKKVKNKNSRRTIPLHPFLASTLNLPKYKQLLEKQEKRRLFPELPYGRDGYGQNVSRWFNGHGDGKTRGFKLSCDIEMPTDGTKKDFHSFRHTLIDHLKQKMVNLPLLHEFDGHSYGTMTMDRYGKAYNIQTVYNEIVCKITFDKKLDLDHLVKSKYVIK is encoded by the coding sequence ATGAGCCTTTTTTTGTGCCTTCAGGGTAACACCTACCATTTCCGTAAATCAGTTCCAGCTAAATTGCGCCCATACCTCGGCCAGCGTGAAATAAAAAAAACGCTCAAAACAGGAAATATGCTTGAAGCAAGACGCAAGTCTTTGCTATTAAATATAAAATTTGAACAATTCCTATCCGAGGTTAAAACAATCATGGTAGACACAACCCTTTCAGAATTTGAAAAGAGGAAGCTAATATCAAATCTTTTTTACGCTATTCTGAAACAACAAGACGATTTTCTCGATGCTGAATACCTTGACTTTCCAGAAGAACGAAAATGGATGTCCCCAAACATAGCGGACAAAATACTGGACGATGACAGGAATGATTTTGAAAAAAAGCTCTTCACTGCATGTATGAAGGATCACACTAGTCGTAAGTATGATATTGTAAAAACGCTTCTATCTGGGCCACCTGATGCCGCATTTTGTGAAGCATTATCAGGAACAGAAAGTCCTAAAGAAAAAACTAAAAACACATCACGAATATATAACTTTCCATTTATAGTTCCTGAAGAATGCTTAACAGGCAGTTTTTTGCATGAATTATCGTTGGCTAATCTCGATGCCTGTAGATTTATCCTTGAGCGTAAACAAGGCAAAAATCCTGCCATCCCAGAAATATACCAACAAATTTTACATGAAAAATCATCTGGGACACAATCAGCACCTGTTAACAACTCAAGTGAACAAAATACTGATATCAAGACGCGAAGTGTTCCACTAACTCAAGCGATTGAAGAATATATAAAGGACCGCGAACACACAGGGCGCTGGTCAGACAAATCAAAACGAGAGAATATCTCCTGCTACAACAACTTTTTAGAATTTGCGGGCAGAAGTATTGATTGTTCCCAGATCCATTATCATCTGGTTGCGGAATTTCGGGACGCACTGACAAAGCTTCCTGCAAACCGTAAAAAAATAAAAGAATATCGGACCAAGACGATTGCTGAACTCATCAAAATGAAAGTGACCAAGACAATGTCAATCACAACGGTAAATAAAAATCTGAATAGGTTGTCATCATTGCTAAAATTTGCAGTTAAACTTGAGTACATGAGCACGAACCCTGCTGAAAATATTGAAATTTCTACCGTTGAAAAGGACTCAGAGCTACGTGCAGTATTCACCCAAGATGATCTTGAAAAAATGTTTCATTCCGAACAGTACAAAACAGATAGTTTCTTACACCCGTTCATGTTCTGGACACCGCTTATTGCCTTGTTTACGGGAATGCGCCAAACTGAAATAGCCCAGTTGTACTTAACGGACCTCTATCAGGACGAAGCAACGGGCATCTGGGTAATCAACATCAACGACGGAAAAGACAAAAAGGTTAAAAATAAAAATTCCCGAAGAACTATTCCACTGCATCCATTTTTAGCCTCGACTCTCAACCTACCAAAATACAAACAACTTTTAGAAAAACAAGAAAAAAGAAGATTGTTTCCAGAACTTCCATACGGACGTGATGGATATGGGCAAAATGTTAGCCGTTGGTTTAATGGTCATGGTGACGGAAAGACACGGGGCTTTAAACTCAGTTGTGACATTGAAATGCCGACTGATGGCACCAAAAAAGACTTCCACAGCTTTAGACACACATTAATCGACCACCTAAAGCAAAAAATGGTCAACCTCCCGCTATTACACGAATTTGATGGTCACTCATATGGGACAATGACCATGGACAGATATGGTAAGGCCTACAATATTCAAACCGTTTACAATGAAATAGTTTGCAAAATCACCTTTGATAAAAAACTTGATTTAGATCATTTGGTAAAGTCTAAGTATGTAATTAAATAG
- a CDS encoding response regulator produces the protein MRKPHVLIVDDSKTIRSVLGLQLRNRNIDVTEAVDGLQGLNCIRERSFDLVITDVMMPKMDGYQLCAEIKKNPSTQTTPVIILSTNEKNEQIEKGFQAGAAAYITKNNASKELFPYVQEILDRSKILRDKLILVVDDSKYIIKVVSFGLTEAGFKVITAKNGADAYEMAVKNRPDLILSDINMPIMDGIEFCEKSQKNPDLASTPFIIMSSGGDRRTMRELLHKGASAFLVKPFNIDQLVITAEKLLSDHFRMLLQQREQLKIERTLILGSITSLIQALEARDPYTRGHSDTVADISVKIAQQMSFNSHDLERIAFAARLHDLGKIGIRDDVLLKPGALTDQEYMLIKQHPILGAEILQPIPSMEDIIPAVLHHHERMDGQGYPNGLMGNEIPLWARIIAVADVYDALTTDRPYRKAMSHDKGIRIITQNSGTQFCPECVKTFESLVVNDPCQPKEFSLAVCS, from the coding sequence ATGCGTAAACCGCATGTCTTAATTGTTGATGACAGCAAAACCATTAGATCTGTACTGGGATTACAACTCAGAAACAGAAATATAGATGTTACTGAAGCGGTCGATGGCCTTCAGGGGCTTAATTGTATACGTGAAAGATCATTTGATTTGGTTATTACTGATGTCATGATGCCTAAGATGGACGGCTACCAACTCTGCGCTGAAATAAAGAAGAACCCAAGTACACAAACCACTCCCGTTATAATTCTCTCCACCAATGAAAAGAATGAGCAAATAGAAAAAGGTTTTCAGGCCGGTGCTGCAGCATACATTACAAAAAATAATGCAAGCAAAGAACTTTTTCCATATGTTCAAGAGATACTGGATAGATCGAAAATACTTCGCGACAAACTCATTCTTGTAGTTGATGACTCCAAATACATTATAAAAGTAGTATCGTTTGGCCTGACCGAAGCTGGCTTTAAAGTAATTACTGCAAAAAATGGGGCCGATGCCTACGAAATGGCTGTTAAAAACAGACCTGATCTGATCCTGTCTGACATTAATATGCCCATCATGGATGGTATTGAGTTCTGTGAAAAATCCCAAAAGAATCCTGATCTAGCCAGTACTCCATTCATCATAATGAGTTCTGGAGGTGACCGCAGGACTATGCGCGAGTTACTTCATAAAGGGGCTTCCGCCTTTCTAGTCAAACCGTTCAATATAGACCAGCTTGTCATTACGGCCGAAAAACTCTTGAGCGATCATTTTAGAATGCTGCTACAGCAACGTGAACAGCTCAAGATTGAGCGCACACTGATTCTGGGCAGCATAACAAGCCTAATTCAAGCTCTTGAAGCACGCGACCCTTATACTCGAGGCCACTCTGACACTGTTGCTGATATTTCAGTTAAAATTGCGCAACAAATGTCATTCAACTCACATGACCTAGAAAGAATAGCCTTTGCAGCACGACTGCATGATCTCGGGAAAATAGGAATTAGGGATGATGTTCTATTAAAGCCGGGCGCGCTGACCGACCAGGAATATATGCTAATTAAACAACATCCGATCTTAGGAGCGGAAATACTGCAACCCATTCCAAGTATGGAAGATATTATTCCAGCAGTATTGCATCACCACGAAAGAATGGATGGGCAAGGATATCCTAATGGACTTATGGGGAATGAAATCCCACTTTGGGCGCGAATTATTGCAGTTGCGGATGTATATGACGCGCTCACAACAGATCGCCCATACAGAAAGGCAATGAGTCACGATAAAGGCATACGTATCATAACTCAAAACTCCGGCACCCAATTTTGTCCTGAATGCGTTAAGACATTTGAATCGCTGGTAGTCAATGACCCTTGCCAGCCGAAAGAATTTAGTCTGGCTGTCTGCAGTTAG
- a CDS encoding peptidylprolyl isomerase: protein MTKATARHLLVSDEQTCLDLKKQIQDGADFGELAKKHSSCPSGQRGGGLGEFRPGQMVPEFDTVVFNEAVGEVHGPVKTQFGYHLLIIDSRED, encoded by the coding sequence ATGACAAAAGCAACTGCACGCCATCTTTTGGTTAGTGATGAACAGACCTGTCTGGACCTGAAAAAACAAATTCAGGACGGCGCAGACTTTGGTGAACTGGCAAAAAAACACTCCAGCTGTCCTTCCGGTCAGCGGGGTGGCGGTCTCGGTGAGTTCCGCCCCGGCCAGATGGTCCCGGAATTTGATACCGTTGTGTTCAATGAAGCCGTTGGCGAAGTTCATGGCCCCGTAAAAACACAGTTCGGTTACCACCTGCTGATCATCGATAGCCGCGAAGACTAA
- a CDS encoding HigA family addiction module antitoxin, whose amino-acid sequence MADFSPVHPGEILLEEFMEPLGLSRNKLATALCVPAQRVGQVVKGQRSITVDTAMRLAKFFGTTPQFWLNIQQRYDLEVAKDDKLVVRIDREVRTCEELHLCA is encoded by the coding sequence ATGGCAGATTTTAGTCCAGTTCATCCCGGTGAAATTTTACTGGAAGAATTCATGGAACCATTAGGATTAAGCCGCAATAAGCTTGCTACGGCTCTTTGTGTTCCGGCGCAGCGCGTCGGACAGGTGGTGAAGGGACAGAGAAGTATCACCGTAGATACCGCCATGCGGTTAGCTAAGTTTTTTGGGACAACTCCGCAGTTTTGGTTAAATATTCAGCAGCGGTATGATCTTGAAGTTGCGAAGGATGATAAGCTTGTTGTCCGAATTGATAGGGAAGTGCGGACATGTGAAGAGCTTCATTTGTGTGCTTGA
- a CDS encoding DUF1643 domain-containing protein: protein MKKTAIISECGYYRYELRREWDNLLPTVLFICLNPSTADNETDDPTSRVCINYAKRWGYGSLTIANLFAYRSTNPDILSTVNDPVGPKNDAHLKRLIKESDEVICAWSNDGGLYKRDQDVLPLVSNPKCLVKLKSGKPGHPLYKSRNLAPVPL, encoded by the coding sequence ATGAAAAAAACAGCAATAATATCAGAATGCGGTTATTATCGTTATGAGCTTAGGCGGGAATGGGATAACTTATTACCCACAGTATTGTTCATATGCCTAAATCCATCCACTGCAGACAATGAAACTGACGATCCTACATCTAGGGTTTGTATCAATTACGCAAAAAGGTGGGGGTATGGATCGTTAACTATTGCCAATCTATTTGCATATCGATCTACAAATCCAGATATTCTGTCCACAGTAAATGACCCTGTTGGCCCTAAAAATGATGCCCACCTAAAGCGTTTGATAAAAGAGTCTGACGAGGTCATTTGTGCATGGTCTAATGATGGTGGTTTATACAAGCGAGACCAAGACGTTTTGCCGTTAGTCTCCAATCCAAAATGCTTAGTGAAGTTAAAGAGTGGAAAACCGGGACACCCTCTCTATAAAAGTCGTAACCTTGCCCCAGTTCCTTTGTAA
- a CDS encoding DUF4198 domain-containing protein, with protein sequence MKKTLIITASLFSLLCMTATAFAHFGMLIPETSIVSPAKKTINFELSFSHPFEGIGMDLEKPKKFSVYKDGKETDLLSSLKESKLLGHKSFSTSFNFKRPGMYTFYMEPTPYPEPAEDNFIIHYTKTIVSAFDEGEDWNKPLGVKTEIVPLTRPWGNYSGNVFQGVVLLDGKPVPYCRVEVELYNKNSKTKAPHECMVTQEVLCDANGVFTFTCPKSGWWGFAALNDADYKIKGKSVELGAVLWTEMIAY encoded by the coding sequence ATGAAAAAAACACTCATAATTACTGCCTCTTTGTTTTCTTTACTGTGTATGACAGCAACGGCTTTTGCTCATTTTGGAATGTTAATTCCGGAAACGTCTATTGTATCTCCTGCGAAAAAAACAATTAACTTTGAATTGTCTTTTTCTCATCCATTTGAAGGAATCGGAATGGACCTTGAGAAACCGAAAAAATTCAGTGTTTATAAAGATGGCAAAGAAACGGATCTGCTAAGTTCTTTAAAGGAATCTAAACTTCTCGGTCATAAATCCTTTTCCACATCTTTTAATTTTAAACGTCCAGGGATGTATACATTTTACATGGAACCAACACCCTACCCTGAACCTGCTGAAGATAACTTCATAATTCACTATACTAAGACAATTGTATCTGCTTTTGATGAAGGTGAAGATTGGAACAAGCCACTGGGTGTAAAAACTGAAATTGTTCCACTTACCCGCCCATGGGGCAATTATTCTGGAAACGTTTTTCAGGGTGTCGTACTCCTTGACGGTAAACCGGTCCCATATTGCCGAGTAGAAGTAGAACTTTACAATAAAAATTCTAAAACAAAAGCACCCCACGAATGCATGGTCACGCAAGAAGTTTTATGTGATGCTAACGGTGTTTTCACTTTTACTTGCCCTAAATCAGGTTGGTGGGGATTTGCTGCTCTGAATGATGCGGATTATAAAATTAAAGGTAAAAGTGTAGAGTTAGGTGCAGTTTTGTGGACTGAAATGATTGCATATTAA
- a CDS encoding ABC transporter permease: MFLKNSRNSVGIRPPAFRRNIFRLKSPAWFAIAGALAAASATPLLVIMSYLFSPQQEIWSHLTENVLGGLIFNTAILLACILPLTAIAGVGLGWLTGACDFPGRKFFSWALVLPFAIPPYVFAFVYLGIFDFTGPVQSLIRSIFPSAGFIDIRNGLGVSTILSLAFYPYVYLMSRSAFMTQGRTALEAARTLGHSPAKAFFKVALPMARPFIAAGLVLVCMETLADFGAVSIFNYDTFTTAIYKAWFGMFSLASAAQLSSVLGIIVLVALVTEQKMRSRMRFTEAGRPNNTERLKLSGPWKWVAFSSCALMFFMAFALPCFKLIMWGLESIDSDLSRYLEYGLNTFLLGLVGATLTIAAALALAFVKRNDAGPLMNWATRLATLGYALPGTVLAVGIFIPAAWLDNTVVGGLKDLGFNATPFIQGSLGLMIAAYCIRFLAAGFGSVDSAIQRITPSIGEAARTLGATGTALLGRIYIPMLRKGLLTGAILVLVDIMKEMPITLMMRPFGWDTLAVKIYEYTSEGEWELAATPAVALILVGLIPVLLLTKQMDK, translated from the coding sequence ATGTTTCTAAAGAACTCTCGAAATTCAGTCGGAATTCGACCTCCAGCATTCCGGCGGAACATCTTTCGCCTCAAGTCTCCGGCATGGTTCGCCATTGCCGGAGCACTTGCGGCTGCTTCAGCCACGCCTCTACTCGTAATCATGAGCTATCTTTTTTCTCCACAGCAGGAAATATGGTCGCACTTGACTGAAAACGTACTCGGTGGACTGATATTTAATACCGCGATACTGCTGGCCTGCATTTTGCCCCTTACAGCTATAGCCGGAGTGGGACTTGGTTGGCTCACCGGAGCTTGTGATTTTCCAGGCCGCAAATTTTTCTCATGGGCATTGGTTCTGCCCTTTGCCATTCCTCCTTATGTGTTTGCTTTTGTTTATCTTGGAATTTTCGATTTCACAGGACCAGTACAGTCTCTTATAAGAAGCATATTTCCTTCCGCTGGATTTATAGATATCCGCAACGGACTCGGGGTCTCGACAATCCTCTCTCTTGCCTTCTATCCATATGTATATCTCATGAGTCGTAGCGCCTTCATGACTCAAGGACGCACTGCCCTTGAAGCAGCCCGCACGCTGGGTCATTCACCGGCAAAAGCATTTTTTAAAGTAGCGCTACCAATGGCCCGCCCTTTTATAGCAGCCGGACTTGTGCTGGTCTGCATGGAAACTCTTGCTGATTTCGGTGCAGTTTCGATCTTCAACTACGACACTTTCACCACAGCCATTTATAAAGCATGGTTCGGTATGTTTTCCCTTGCAAGTGCAGCACAGCTTTCTTCCGTATTGGGAATAATAGTTCTTGTCGCACTGGTTACCGAGCAGAAAATGCGCTCGCGCATGCGCTTCACAGAGGCAGGAAGACCAAACAACACTGAACGCCTAAAACTATCCGGCCCTTGGAAGTGGGTAGCCTTTTCATCCTGTGCTTTAATGTTTTTTATGGCCTTTGCTCTTCCATGTTTCAAACTGATTATGTGGGGACTTGAATCCATTGATTCAGATCTTTCCAGATATCTTGAATACGGATTAAATACTTTTTTACTTGGCCTTGTCGGAGCAACCTTAACGATCGCAGCTGCCCTTGCTCTTGCCTTTGTTAAAAGAAATGATGCCGGTCCACTTATGAACTGGGCCACACGCCTTGCTACGCTTGGCTATGCCTTGCCCGGAACCGTTCTGGCTGTAGGTATCTTTATTCCTGCAGCATGGCTGGATAATACTGTAGTCGGTGGGCTGAAAGACCTTGGATTTAATGCCACGCCATTTATACAGGGCTCACTGGGCCTGATGATCGCAGCATACTGTATTCGTTTTCTTGCCGCCGGATTCGGTTCTGTGGACAGTGCAATACAGCGCATAACTCCATCCATAGGCGAAGCCGCCCGCACTCTTGGAGCAACAGGAACGGCTTTGCTTGGCCGCATATACATTCCTATGCTCAGAAAAGGACTACTTACCGGAGCCATTCTTGTTCTTGTAGACATCATGAAAGAAATGCCCATAACCCTGATGATGCGGCCTTTTGGCTGGGACACTCTTGCTGTCAAAATATATGAGTACACTTCCGAAGGAGAATGGGAACTGGCAGCAACCCCAGCCGTAGCCTTAATACTCGTCGGACTTATACCTGTGCTGCTGCTCACCAAACAGATGGACAAATAG
- a CDS encoding type II toxin-antitoxin system RelE/ParE family toxin: MIKSFKNRETEKLFKREYSRIIPNQLARAAYKKLIQIDSTHDLKDLKVPPGNRLELLKGNRAGQYSIRINNQYRICFVWEMDHASQVEVTDYHS, encoded by the coding sequence ATGATTAAGTCATTTAAGAATCGTGAAACAGAGAAGCTGTTTAAGCGTGAGTATTCGCGGATTATCCCTAATCAGCTAGCTAGAGCGGCTTATAAGAAACTAATTCAAATTGATTCGACTCATGATCTTAAAGACTTAAAAGTTCCTCCGGGCAATCGGCTTGAACTTTTGAAAGGCAATAGAGCCGGACAATATAGTATAAGAATTAATAATCAGTACCGAATTTGTTTTGTCTGGGAAATGGACCACGCTTCACAGGTGGAAGTAACTGATTATCACAGTTAG